In Nicotiana tabacum cultivar K326 chromosome 2, ASM71507v2, whole genome shotgun sequence, the following proteins share a genomic window:
- the LOC107761491 gene encoding ethylene-insensitive protein 2.1-like isoform X2, giving the protein MLQRILSASAPMLLIAIGYVDPGKWAAMVDGGARFGFDLIMLVLMFNFAAILCQYLSACIALVTDRNLAQICSEEYDKVTCIFLGIQAEVSMIALDLTMVLGTAHGLNVVFGVDLFSCVFLTATGAILFPLLASLLDNGSAKFLCIGWGSSILLSYVFGVVISQPESPFSIGGMLKKFSGESAFALMSLLGASIMPHNFYLHSSIVQQGKESTELSRGALCQDHFFAIVFIFSGVFLVNYAVMNSAANVSYSTGLLLLTFQDALSLLDQVFRSSVAPFTIMLVTFISNQITALNWDLGRQPVVHDLFGMDIPGWLHHVTIRVISIVPALYCVWNSGAEGLYQLLIFTQVVVALVLPSSVIPLFRVASSRSIMGIHKISQLMEFLSLGTFIGLLGLKLIFVIEMIFGNSDWVNNLKWNIGSSVSIPYVFLLIAASLSLCLMLWLAVTPLKSASSRFDAQAFLHSPMPESYLERNQLDTSDSTFGLERSAQKQEAVFHAEKSLVGHPDLSTPIPDQILPESLLDYEKDPHLATIDESKTETTFSAPLSHPEVSAPAGETAAAKSVCNEVSGVESVDTSVFSTTDESVDVVEKTLRIEGDMANDKDDEGDSWEPDKGVSENNTQSFISDGPGSFKSLSGKEDTGSGTGSLSRLAGLGRAARRQLTIVLDEFWGQLFDYHGVATPQAKSKKLDIILGLDSKVDPKPAPASLKMESSRSDFNNVYIPSGSARVPESLINSNIYSSKQQFASGNVDSAYRIPKEPSSWSSHMKLLDAYVQSSNSNILDSGERRYSSMRIPASSAGYDQQPATVHGYQITAYLNQIAKERGSDYLNGQLESPSPRSVSSSMSSNYAEPFARALGQKPQSGVSSRAPPGFGNVPVARNNSMQPVNTLTDLSSTENAETVAGTANSKKYYSLPDISGRYVPRQDSSLSDGRAQWYNSMVYGPSVGRSTYEQAYMTGSLRAGGPQRFEHSPSKVCRDAFSLQYSSSNSGTGSGSGSLWSRQPFEQFGVAGKTDVAASSDHGTVQSSSTQESTSTVDLEAKLLQSFRSCIVKLLKLEGSEWLFRQDDGADEDLIDRIAAREKFLYEAETREISRLTNIGESHFSSNRKPGSGSAPKPEEMDYTKFLVMSVPHCGEGCVWKVDLIVSFGVWCIHRILELSLMESRPELWGKYTYVLNRLQGIIDLAFSKPRSPTSHCFCLQIPIGRQQKSSPPPISNGSLPPQAKQGRGKCTTAPMLLDMIKDVEMAISCRKGRTGTAAGDVAFPKGKENLASVLKRYKRRLSNKPVGNQEAGGAGPRKVMSPSAAPFSL; this is encoded by the exons ATGCTTCAACGGATACTTTCTGCTTCTGCGCCAATGCTGCTGATTGCAATTGGCTATGTTGATCCCGGGAAATGGGCTGCAATGGTTGATGGAGGAGCCCGATTTGGGTTTGATTTAATCATGCTAGTACTCATGTTCAATTTTGCTGCAATTCTGTGCCAGTATCTGTCAGCTTGTATAGCCTTGGTTACAGACCGAAATCTTGCCCAG ATTTGCAGTGAAGAATATGACAAAGTTACGTGCATATTCCTAGGAATTCAAGCTGAGGTTTCGATGATTGCTTTGGACCTCACAATG gttttgGGCACTGCACATGGGCTTAATGTTGTCTTTGGAGTTGACCTGTTTAGCTGTGTTTTTCTAACGGCAACTGGTGCCATTTTGTTTCCACTGCTTGCTTCTCTCTTG GACAATGGCAGTGCAAAATTCTTATGTATTGGCTGGGGAAGCTCTATACTACTCTCTTATGTTTTTGGAGTGGTTATAAGTCAACCTGAAAGTCCGTTCTCCATTGGTGGGATGCTGAAGAAGTTCAGTGGAGAGAGTGCATTTGCATTGATGAGTCTACTTGGAGCAAGTATTATGCCTCACAATTTTTACCTTCATTCTTCTATTGTACAG CAAGGTAAGGAATCAACAGAACTTTCCAGGGGAGCTCTGTGTCAGGACCATTTTTTTGCTATTGTTTTCATATTCAGTGGCGTTTTCCTGGTCAACTATGCCGTGATGAATTCAGCAGCCAACGTGTCTTATAGTACTGGCCTTTTATTGCTGACATTTCAGGACGCATTATCATTGCTCGATCAG GTGTTCAGAAGTTCAGTAGCACCATTCACCATAATGCTGGTTACGTTTATTTCCAATCAGATTACAGCACTAAATTGGGATCTTGGTAGACAACCAGTTGTGCATGACTTATTTGGAATGGATATCCCAGGCTGGCTACACCATGTGACAATTAGAGTAATTTCTATTGTTCCGGCCCTTTATTGTGTATGGAATTCAGGAGCGGAAGGCCTATATCAGCTACTAATATTCACACAGGTTGTGGTTGCTCTTGTTCTTCCGTCTTCTGTCATACCCCTGTTCAGAGTTGCTTCTTCCAGATCAATAATGGGTATCCACAAAATTTCTCAGTTAATGGAGTTTTTATCTCTTGGCACATTTATCGGCTTACTTGGCCTAAAGCTTATATTTGTCATAGAGATGATATTTGGAAATAGTGATTGGGTTAATAATTTGAAGTGGAATATTGGGAGTAGTGTGTCTATACCATATGTTTTTCTCCTCATTGCGGCCTCTTTATCTCTTTGTCTGATGCTGTGGTTAGCAGTTACTCCACTGAAATCTGCAAGTTCCAGGTTTGATGCTCAGGCATTTCTGCATTCACCTATGCCCGAGTCATATCTGGAGCGTAATCAACTTGATACGAGTGATTCTACCTTTGGTCTAGAAAGGTCTGCTCAAAAGCAAGAAGCTGTATTTCATGCGGAAAAATCCTTGGTTGGCCATCCAGATCTATCAACTCCAATTCCTGATCAAATCTTGCCGGAGTCACTCTTGGATTATGAGAAGGACCCTCACTTGGCTACTATTGATGAGAGCAAAACTGAAACAACATTTTCAGCTCCTCTCAGTCATCCTGAAGTATCTGCACCAGCAGGAGAAACTGCCGCAGCAAAAAGTGTTTGTAATGAGGTGTCTGGTGTTGAATCTGTGGATACCAGCGTCTTCAGTACCACCGATGAATCTGTGGATGTCGTAGAGAAGACACTCAGAATTGAAGGGGACATGGCCAATGACAAGGATGATGAAGGAGATTCGTGGGAGCCCGATAAAGGAGTATCTGAGAACAACACCCAATCTTTTATTTCTGATGGTCCGGGATCATTCAAGAGTCTTAGTGGCAAAGAGGACACAGGGAGTGGTACCGGAAGTCTATCAAGATTAGCAGGTCTTGGTCGTGCAGCTAGGAGGCAGTTAACAATAGTTCTAGATGAGTTTTGGGGGCAGCTCTTTGATTACCATGGGGTGGCCACACCACAAGCAAAGTCCAAGAAACTGGATATAATACTTGGTCTGGATTCAAAGGTGGACCCAAAACCTGCCCCTGCGTCATTAAAAATGGAGAGCAGCAGGAGTGATTTTAATAATGTGTATATTCCATCTGGGAGTGCAAGGGTACCTGAGTCTTTGATCAACTCGAATATATACTCTTCGAAGCAGCAATTTGCATCGGGCAATGTGGACTCTGCTTATAGAATCCCCAAGGAGCCATCTTCATGGTCTAGCCATATGAAATTATTAGATGCGTATGTGCAAAGTTCCAACAGCAACATACTTGACTCAGGTGAGAGGCGCTATTCCAGTATGCGGATTCCGGCATCTTCTGCTGGCTATGATCAGCAGCCTGCTACTGTGCATGGATATCAGATTACTGCTTACCTTAATCAAATTGCTAAAGAAAGAGGATCTGACTACTTAAATGGGCAACTGGAGTCACCATCTCCTCGTTCTGTGTCATCATCAATGTCGTCAAACTATGCTGAACCATTTGCTCGTGCTTTGGGACAAAAACCTCAGAGTGGAGTGAGTAGTCGAGCGCCACCTGGTTTTGGAAATGTCCCTGTAGCCCGGAATAATTCCATGCAGCCTGTTAACACTCTCACTGACCTTAGCTCTACTGAAAATGCCGAGACCGTTGCTGGCACAGCCAACTCGAAGAAGTATTACAGCTTGCCTGATATATCAGGACGCTATGTTCCTCGCCAAGATTCTTCACTCTCGGATGGGAGAGCTCAATGGTACAATTCCATGGTATATGGACCATCTGTTGGTCGATCGACGTACGAACAAGCCTATATGACTGGTTCACTTAGGGCAGGTGGTCCTCAGAGATTTGAACATTCGCCATCTAAAGTCTGTAGAGATGCTTTCTCGTTGCAGTATAGCTCCTCCAATTCAGGGACTGGATCTGGATCTGGATCGCTGTGGTCTAGACAGCCTTTTGAGCAATTTGGTGTAGCTGGTAAGACGGATGTTGCTGCTAGCAGTGATCATGGAACTGTGCAGAGTTCATCTACTCAAGAGAGCACATCTACGGTCGACTTGGAAGCTAAGCTGCTTCAATCTTTCAGAAGTTGTATCGTCAAACTTTTGAAACTCGAAGGATCTGAGTGGTTATTTAGGCAAGATGATGGGGCTGACGAGGATCTTATTGATCGGATTGCTGCAAGAGAGAAATTTCTCTATGAGGCTGAAACTAGGGAGATAAGTAGATTGACCAACATTGGCGAATCACACTTCTCTTCCAACAGGAAACCTGGTTCTGGTTCTGCCCCAAAACCTGAAGAGATGGATTACAccaagttcttggtgatgtcagtTCCTCACTGTGGGGAAGGTTGTGTTTGGAAAGTAGATCTCATTGTTAGCTTCGGTGTATGGTGCATTCACAGAATTCTCGAGCTTTCACTTATGGAAAGTAGGCCAGAGCTGTGGGGCAAATATACCTACGTTCTCAACCGTCTTCAG GGCATAATAGATCTGGCATTTTCCAAGCCCCGTTCTCCGACTAGTCATTGTTTTTGTCTTCAAATTCCAATTGGTCGGCAGCAAAAATCAAGCCCCCCTCCAATTTCAAATGGAAGTCTGCCACCACAAGCAAAACAGGGGCGAGGAAAATGCACAACTGCACCGATGCTCTTAGATATGATCAAAGACGTGGAGATGGCAATCTCTTGTCGAAAGGGACGAACAGGCACTGCTGCAGGGGATGTTGCTTTTCCTAAAGGGAAAGAAAACTTGGCATCTGTCCTCAAACGCTATAAACGTCGACTATCTAATAAGCCAGTAGGAAACCAGGAGGCCGGTGGAGCTGGACCGCGCAAAGTAATGTCACCTTCAGCAGCCCCTTTCAGCTTGTAA
- the LOC107761491 gene encoding ethylene-insensitive protein 2.2-like isoform X1 — MESETLIIDNRQPSMLQRILSASAPMLLIAIGYVDPGKWAAMVDGGARFGFDLIMLVLMFNFAAILCQYLSACIALVTDRNLAQICSEEYDKVTCIFLGIQAEVSMIALDLTMVLGTAHGLNVVFGVDLFSCVFLTATGAILFPLLASLLDNGSAKFLCIGWGSSILLSYVFGVVISQPESPFSIGGMLKKFSGESAFALMSLLGASIMPHNFYLHSSIVQQGKESTELSRGALCQDHFFAIVFIFSGVFLVNYAVMNSAANVSYSTGLLLLTFQDALSLLDQVFRSSVAPFTIMLVTFISNQITALNWDLGRQPVVHDLFGMDIPGWLHHVTIRVISIVPALYCVWNSGAEGLYQLLIFTQVVVALVLPSSVIPLFRVASSRSIMGIHKISQLMEFLSLGTFIGLLGLKLIFVIEMIFGNSDWVNNLKWNIGSSVSIPYVFLLIAASLSLCLMLWLAVTPLKSASSRFDAQAFLHSPMPESYLERNQLDTSDSTFGLERSAQKQEAVFHAEKSLVGHPDLSTPIPDQILPESLLDYEKDPHLATIDESKTETTFSAPLSHPEVSAPAGETAAAKSVCNEVSGVESVDTSVFSTTDESVDVVEKTLRIEGDMANDKDDEGDSWEPDKGVSENNTQSFISDGPGSFKSLSGKEDTGSGTGSLSRLAGLGRAARRQLTIVLDEFWGQLFDYHGVATPQAKSKKLDIILGLDSKVDPKPAPASLKMESSRSDFNNVYIPSGSARVPESLINSNIYSSKQQFASGNVDSAYRIPKEPSSWSSHMKLLDAYVQSSNSNILDSGERRYSSMRIPASSAGYDQQPATVHGYQITAYLNQIAKERGSDYLNGQLESPSPRSVSSSMSSNYAEPFARALGQKPQSGVSSRAPPGFGNVPVARNNSMQPVNTLTDLSSTENAETVAGTANSKKYYSLPDISGRYVPRQDSSLSDGRAQWYNSMVYGPSVGRSTYEQAYMTGSLRAGGPQRFEHSPSKVCRDAFSLQYSSSNSGTGSGSGSLWSRQPFEQFGVAGKTDVAASSDHGTVQSSSTQESTSTVDLEAKLLQSFRSCIVKLLKLEGSEWLFRQDDGADEDLIDRIAAREKFLYEAETREISRLTNIGESHFSSNRKPGSGSAPKPEEMDYTKFLVMSVPHCGEGCVWKVDLIVSFGVWCIHRILELSLMESRPELWGKYTYVLNRLQGIIDLAFSKPRSPTSHCFCLQIPIGRQQKSSPPPISNGSLPPQAKQGRGKCTTAPMLLDMIKDVEMAISCRKGRTGTAAGDVAFPKGKENLASVLKRYKRRLSNKPVGNQEAGGAGPRKVMSPSAAPFSL; from the exons atggaatCTGAAACTCTGATTATAGATAATAGGCAGCCCAGCATGCTTCAACGGATACTTTCTGCTTCTGCGCCAATGCTGCTGATTGCAATTGGCTATGTTGATCCCGGGAAATGGGCTGCAATGGTTGATGGAGGAGCCCGATTTGGGTTTGATTTAATCATGCTAGTACTCATGTTCAATTTTGCTGCAATTCTGTGCCAGTATCTGTCAGCTTGTATAGCCTTGGTTACAGACCGAAATCTTGCCCAG ATTTGCAGTGAAGAATATGACAAAGTTACGTGCATATTCCTAGGAATTCAAGCTGAGGTTTCGATGATTGCTTTGGACCTCACAATG gttttgGGCACTGCACATGGGCTTAATGTTGTCTTTGGAGTTGACCTGTTTAGCTGTGTTTTTCTAACGGCAACTGGTGCCATTTTGTTTCCACTGCTTGCTTCTCTCTTG GACAATGGCAGTGCAAAATTCTTATGTATTGGCTGGGGAAGCTCTATACTACTCTCTTATGTTTTTGGAGTGGTTATAAGTCAACCTGAAAGTCCGTTCTCCATTGGTGGGATGCTGAAGAAGTTCAGTGGAGAGAGTGCATTTGCATTGATGAGTCTACTTGGAGCAAGTATTATGCCTCACAATTTTTACCTTCATTCTTCTATTGTACAG CAAGGTAAGGAATCAACAGAACTTTCCAGGGGAGCTCTGTGTCAGGACCATTTTTTTGCTATTGTTTTCATATTCAGTGGCGTTTTCCTGGTCAACTATGCCGTGATGAATTCAGCAGCCAACGTGTCTTATAGTACTGGCCTTTTATTGCTGACATTTCAGGACGCATTATCATTGCTCGATCAG GTGTTCAGAAGTTCAGTAGCACCATTCACCATAATGCTGGTTACGTTTATTTCCAATCAGATTACAGCACTAAATTGGGATCTTGGTAGACAACCAGTTGTGCATGACTTATTTGGAATGGATATCCCAGGCTGGCTACACCATGTGACAATTAGAGTAATTTCTATTGTTCCGGCCCTTTATTGTGTATGGAATTCAGGAGCGGAAGGCCTATATCAGCTACTAATATTCACACAGGTTGTGGTTGCTCTTGTTCTTCCGTCTTCTGTCATACCCCTGTTCAGAGTTGCTTCTTCCAGATCAATAATGGGTATCCACAAAATTTCTCAGTTAATGGAGTTTTTATCTCTTGGCACATTTATCGGCTTACTTGGCCTAAAGCTTATATTTGTCATAGAGATGATATTTGGAAATAGTGATTGGGTTAATAATTTGAAGTGGAATATTGGGAGTAGTGTGTCTATACCATATGTTTTTCTCCTCATTGCGGCCTCTTTATCTCTTTGTCTGATGCTGTGGTTAGCAGTTACTCCACTGAAATCTGCAAGTTCCAGGTTTGATGCTCAGGCATTTCTGCATTCACCTATGCCCGAGTCATATCTGGAGCGTAATCAACTTGATACGAGTGATTCTACCTTTGGTCTAGAAAGGTCTGCTCAAAAGCAAGAAGCTGTATTTCATGCGGAAAAATCCTTGGTTGGCCATCCAGATCTATCAACTCCAATTCCTGATCAAATCTTGCCGGAGTCACTCTTGGATTATGAGAAGGACCCTCACTTGGCTACTATTGATGAGAGCAAAACTGAAACAACATTTTCAGCTCCTCTCAGTCATCCTGAAGTATCTGCACCAGCAGGAGAAACTGCCGCAGCAAAAAGTGTTTGTAATGAGGTGTCTGGTGTTGAATCTGTGGATACCAGCGTCTTCAGTACCACCGATGAATCTGTGGATGTCGTAGAGAAGACACTCAGAATTGAAGGGGACATGGCCAATGACAAGGATGATGAAGGAGATTCGTGGGAGCCCGATAAAGGAGTATCTGAGAACAACACCCAATCTTTTATTTCTGATGGTCCGGGATCATTCAAGAGTCTTAGTGGCAAAGAGGACACAGGGAGTGGTACCGGAAGTCTATCAAGATTAGCAGGTCTTGGTCGTGCAGCTAGGAGGCAGTTAACAATAGTTCTAGATGAGTTTTGGGGGCAGCTCTTTGATTACCATGGGGTGGCCACACCACAAGCAAAGTCCAAGAAACTGGATATAATACTTGGTCTGGATTCAAAGGTGGACCCAAAACCTGCCCCTGCGTCATTAAAAATGGAGAGCAGCAGGAGTGATTTTAATAATGTGTATATTCCATCTGGGAGTGCAAGGGTACCTGAGTCTTTGATCAACTCGAATATATACTCTTCGAAGCAGCAATTTGCATCGGGCAATGTGGACTCTGCTTATAGAATCCCCAAGGAGCCATCTTCATGGTCTAGCCATATGAAATTATTAGATGCGTATGTGCAAAGTTCCAACAGCAACATACTTGACTCAGGTGAGAGGCGCTATTCCAGTATGCGGATTCCGGCATCTTCTGCTGGCTATGATCAGCAGCCTGCTACTGTGCATGGATATCAGATTACTGCTTACCTTAATCAAATTGCTAAAGAAAGAGGATCTGACTACTTAAATGGGCAACTGGAGTCACCATCTCCTCGTTCTGTGTCATCATCAATGTCGTCAAACTATGCTGAACCATTTGCTCGTGCTTTGGGACAAAAACCTCAGAGTGGAGTGAGTAGTCGAGCGCCACCTGGTTTTGGAAATGTCCCTGTAGCCCGGAATAATTCCATGCAGCCTGTTAACACTCTCACTGACCTTAGCTCTACTGAAAATGCCGAGACCGTTGCTGGCACAGCCAACTCGAAGAAGTATTACAGCTTGCCTGATATATCAGGACGCTATGTTCCTCGCCAAGATTCTTCACTCTCGGATGGGAGAGCTCAATGGTACAATTCCATGGTATATGGACCATCTGTTGGTCGATCGACGTACGAACAAGCCTATATGACTGGTTCACTTAGGGCAGGTGGTCCTCAGAGATTTGAACATTCGCCATCTAAAGTCTGTAGAGATGCTTTCTCGTTGCAGTATAGCTCCTCCAATTCAGGGACTGGATCTGGATCTGGATCGCTGTGGTCTAGACAGCCTTTTGAGCAATTTGGTGTAGCTGGTAAGACGGATGTTGCTGCTAGCAGTGATCATGGAACTGTGCAGAGTTCATCTACTCAAGAGAGCACATCTACGGTCGACTTGGAAGCTAAGCTGCTTCAATCTTTCAGAAGTTGTATCGTCAAACTTTTGAAACTCGAAGGATCTGAGTGGTTATTTAGGCAAGATGATGGGGCTGACGAGGATCTTATTGATCGGATTGCTGCAAGAGAGAAATTTCTCTATGAGGCTGAAACTAGGGAGATAAGTAGATTGACCAACATTGGCGAATCACACTTCTCTTCCAACAGGAAACCTGGTTCTGGTTCTGCCCCAAAACCTGAAGAGATGGATTACAccaagttcttggtgatgtcagtTCCTCACTGTGGGGAAGGTTGTGTTTGGAAAGTAGATCTCATTGTTAGCTTCGGTGTATGGTGCATTCACAGAATTCTCGAGCTTTCACTTATGGAAAGTAGGCCAGAGCTGTGGGGCAAATATACCTACGTTCTCAACCGTCTTCAG GGCATAATAGATCTGGCATTTTCCAAGCCCCGTTCTCCGACTAGTCATTGTTTTTGTCTTCAAATTCCAATTGGTCGGCAGCAAAAATCAAGCCCCCCTCCAATTTCAAATGGAAGTCTGCCACCACAAGCAAAACAGGGGCGAGGAAAATGCACAACTGCACCGATGCTCTTAGATATGATCAAAGACGTGGAGATGGCAATCTCTTGTCGAAAGGGACGAACAGGCACTGCTGCAGGGGATGTTGCTTTTCCTAAAGGGAAAGAAAACTTGGCATCTGTCCTCAAACGCTATAAACGTCGACTATCTAATAAGCCAGTAGGAAACCAGGAGGCCGGTGGAGCTGGACCGCGCAAAGTAATGTCACCTTCAGCAGCCCCTTTCAGCTTGTAA